In Clostridia bacterium, a genomic segment contains:
- a CDS encoding MarR family transcriptional regulator: MNELFPLIKKINGLLFRQFNESCQKYGLTGKQFMLLNYLYQNQSNENDIFSQKEVEQEFQVRRSTVSSILHTLEKKGFIYRSVDASDQRKKVLILTDKAKEIIKVAKAEKLHNDNILFSVLKEDEYKTLLTLLNTVYDHLLSK; this comes from the coding sequence ATGAACGAACTATTTCCATTAATAAAAAAAATCAATGGACTGCTATTTAGGCAGTTTAATGAATCATGCCAGAAATATGGGCTTACTGGCAAGCAATTTATGCTGCTTAATTATTTATACCAAAATCAGTCAAATGAAAACGATATATTTTCCCAAAAAGAGGTTGAACAGGAATTTCAGGTCAGAAGATCTACTGTAAGCAGCATTTTACACACGCTCGAAAAAAAAGGCTTTATATATAGAAGCGTTGACGCTTCCGACCAGAGAAAAAAGGTTTTGATATTAACTGACAAAGCAAAAGAAATAATCAAAGTTGCCAAAGCAGAAAAGCTTCATAACGACAACATTTTGTTTTCTGTTCTAAAAGAAGACGAATATAAAACTTTATTAACATTGCTTAACACGGTATATGATCACTTATTAAGTAAGTAA
- a CDS encoding ABC transporter ATP-binding protein: MIRKLARCLKQYTIFALFTPIFIIAEVFLEVSIPLLMSKIIDTGIKNGDIDYILRIGLLMVGMAFLSLVSGAAAGKLAAVAATGFAKNVRQQMYYSIQNYAFSNIDKFSTASLITRITTDVNITQDTLQMALRAMVRAPIMLVTATTMAFSINKELALIFLCAIPFLGSIFALIMIKAFPKFLALFKKYDKMNSVVQENLIGIRTVKSFVREDYEIKKFDQASADIMDFSKKAEKIVIWNAPAMQFTIFACMLSIAWFGGNKIIVGGMTEGQLTSFLSYVMQILMSLMMISIIFINLVMTRAAAARITEVIDEAPELTDPKDPVYDIKDGSIEFKNVNFSYKKNDNYVLKDINLKIENGQTVGLIGGTGSAKTSLVQLIPRLYDATTGSVLVGGVDVKNYHLKTLRDSVGIVLQKNVLFSGTITENLRWGNQNATMDEIIAAAKIAQAHDFIMSFPQGYDTYLDQGGVNLSGGQKQRICIARAILKNPKVLIFDDSTSAVDTKTDALIRQALKTELKDVTKIIIAQRIASVEDADLIIVLDEGQIKGMGTHDELIKSNEIYQEVYTSQKNMGE; this comes from the coding sequence ATGATTAGAAAACTGGCAAGATGTCTGAAACAGTACACAATCTTTGCATTATTTACTCCAATTTTCATTATTGCTGAAGTTTTTTTGGAAGTTTCGATTCCATTGCTGATGTCTAAGATAATCGATACCGGCATAAAAAACGGTGATATCGATTATATCTTAAGAATAGGCTTATTAATGGTCGGCATGGCGTTTTTATCATTGGTTAGTGGTGCCGCCGCCGGAAAATTAGCAGCAGTTGCAGCAACAGGTTTTGCAAAAAACGTTAGGCAACAAATGTATTACAGCATTCAAAACTACGCTTTTTCCAATATTGACAAATTTTCTACTGCGTCGCTTATAACGCGTATCACTACTGATGTCAATATAACGCAAGACACCTTGCAAATGGCTTTAAGAGCAATGGTGCGCGCACCAATTATGCTAGTGACTGCAACAACCATGGCTTTTAGTATAAATAAGGAACTTGCCCTAATATTCCTATGTGCGATTCCTTTCTTAGGTTCAATATTTGCATTAATTATGATTAAGGCTTTCCCCAAATTCCTAGCCCTGTTCAAAAAATATGACAAGATGAATTCGGTTGTTCAGGAAAACCTTATAGGAATAAGAACAGTAAAGTCTTTCGTCAGAGAAGATTATGAAATCAAAAAGTTTGATCAAGCTTCCGCTGATATTATGGACTTTTCAAAAAAAGCCGAAAAAATCGTAATATGGAACGCACCTGCAATGCAATTTACTATTTTTGCATGCATGCTGTCTATAGCTTGGTTTGGCGGCAATAAGATTATTGTAGGCGGAATGACCGAAGGACAGCTTACCAGCTTTTTAAGCTATGTAATGCAAATCCTGATGAGCCTGATGATGATTTCAATAATCTTTATAAACTTGGTTATGACCAGGGCTGCCGCGGCCAGAATAACAGAGGTTATTGATGAAGCTCCTGAACTTACTGATCCCAAAGATCCTGTTTATGATATAAAAGACGGTTCAATAGAATTTAAAAATGTCAATTTCAGCTACAAGAAAAATGACAATTATGTTCTAAAAGATATCAATCTAAAAATAGAAAATGGTCAAACTGTAGGCCTAATAGGCGGAACAGGCTCTGCTAAGACCTCGTTGGTTCAGCTAATCCCCAGACTATATGATGCAACCACCGGAAGCGTATTAGTGGGTGGTGTTGATGTAAAAAATTATCATTTAAAAACCTTAAGAGACAGCGTGGGTATTGTATTGCAAAAAAATGTGCTGTTTTCTGGCACTATTACAGAAAATTTAAGGTGGGGCAATCAAAATGCAACTATGGATGAAATAATCGCCGCTGCCAAGATTGCTCAAGCACATGACTTTATAATGAGTTTTCCTCAAGGATATGATACTTATCTGGATCAAGGCGGTGTCAATCTTTCTGGAGGACAAAAGCAAAGAATTTGTATTGCGCGTGCAATACTTAAAAATCCCAAAGTACTTATCTTTGATGACTCCACCAGTGCTGTGGACACAAAAACAGATGCTCTGATTAGACAGGCACTAAAAACTGAATTAAAAGATGTCACCAAGATTATAATTGCCCAAAGAATTGCTTCAGTAGAAGATGCTGACTTAATTATCGTTTTGGATGAAGGTCAAATCAAAGGCATGGGTACACACGACGAACTTATAAAATCTAATGAGATTTATCAAGAAGTTTATACTTCTCAAAAGAACATGGGAGAATAA
- a CDS encoding ABC transporter ATP-binding protein produces the protein MAKTKSPNIKSHNAGVRPKNFKKTLARLFSYLRDYRALLVLVVICILLNSGTSIAVNSYIKPLIDNYITPLIGVQNPDLTPFVRAILIMVGICIIGVAAGYIYNRLMINISQGTLKKIRDDMYKHMESLPIKYFDNNTHGNIMSRYTNDVDALRQSISQSFPSLISSIITIVGVFAVMCFYSWLLTLIVIAMIFVIFFVVKFVGGRSSKYFVSQQQAIGQLNGFVEEMIEGQKVVKVFSYEEKAKEKFDVVNEHLFKNANKAHSYANMLGPIMVNIGYVLYALVAVIGGWLMVKTGSISLGTLSAFLLLTRSFVMPINQISQQLNSIIMSIAGAERIFDLLDESVEVDNGFVTLIKAKKDENGNIVTTDNNDPQGIWYWKSQDEEGKDKFIELKGDVRFFDVDFSYDENKPVLKNINLYAKPGQKIAFVGATGAGKTTITNLINRFYDIQKGKITYDGIDIKDIKKDALRKSLGIVLQDTHLFTGTVKDNIKYGKLDATDEEVYAAAKLANADFFIKHLPEGYDTVLSGDGANLSQGQRQLLSIARAAVANPPVLILDEATSSIDTRTEKLIERSMDKLMEGRTVFVIAHRLSTVRNAQAIMVLENGEIIERGSHKELIDYKGRYYQLYTGAFELS, from the coding sequence ATGGCAAAAACTAAATCACCTAATATAAAATCACACAATGCAGGCGTAAGACCTAAAAACTTTAAAAAGACACTGGCTAGACTATTTTCATATCTAAGAGATTATAGAGCCCTGCTAGTGTTAGTTGTAATTTGTATCTTGCTTAACTCGGGCACTAGTATTGCTGTTAACAGCTACATTAAACCTTTAATAGACAATTATATAACGCCATTGATAGGCGTGCAAAATCCTGATTTGACACCATTTGTACGTGCAATTCTTATCATGGTGGGAATATGCATTATTGGTGTGGCAGCTGGATATATCTATAACCGTTTAATGATAAACATTTCTCAAGGCACTTTGAAAAAAATTCGTGACGACATGTATAAGCATATGGAAAGTTTGCCTATCAAATATTTTGACAATAACACTCACGGCAACATTATGAGCAGATATACCAACGATGTCGATGCTTTAAGACAATCTATATCACAAAGTTTTCCCAGCCTTATTTCTTCGATAATAACCATTGTGGGAGTTTTTGCTGTAATGTGTTTTTATAGCTGGCTTTTGACACTTATAGTAATAGCTATGATATTTGTCATATTCTTTGTAGTAAAGTTTGTAGGTGGAAGAAGTTCAAAATATTTTGTCAGCCAGCAACAAGCAATTGGACAACTAAACGGCTTTGTTGAAGAAATGATAGAAGGACAAAAAGTCGTAAAAGTTTTCTCTTATGAAGAAAAGGCGAAAGAAAAATTTGATGTAGTCAATGAGCACTTGTTTAAAAACGCAAACAAGGCACATAGTTATGCCAATATGCTGGGCCCTATAATGGTTAATATAGGTTATGTTCTATATGCTTTGGTCGCTGTAATAGGTGGATGGCTGATGGTTAAGACAGGTTCAATAAGCCTAGGAACATTATCCGCATTTTTACTTTTAACCCGAAGCTTTGTTATGCCTATAAACCAAATTTCACAGCAACTAAATTCAATAATTATGTCCATAGCAGGTGCTGAAAGAATATTTGACCTTTTGGATGAATCTGTTGAAGTAGATAATGGATTTGTAACTCTGATAAAAGCCAAAAAGGACGAAAATGGAAACATCGTCACAACTGATAACAACGACCCTCAAGGAATATGGTACTGGAAATCACAAGATGAAGAAGGCAAAGATAAATTCATAGAACTAAAGGGCGATGTCAGATTCTTTGATGTGGACTTCTCCTATGACGAGAACAAACCTGTACTTAAAAATATTAATCTATATGCTAAGCCAGGACAAAAAATTGCCTTTGTTGGAGCTACTGGCGCAGGCAAAACAACTATAACCAATCTTATTAACCGTTTTTATGATATTCAAAAAGGAAAAATCACTTATGACGGTATTGATATAAAAGATATCAAAAAAGACGCGCTTAGAAAGTCTTTAGGCATTGTTTTACAGGATACGCATTTGTTTACAGGTACTGTAAAAGACAATATAAAATACGGCAAGCTGGACGCAACTGATGAAGAAGTATATGCAGCTGCAAAATTAGCCAATGCAGATTTCTTCATTAAACACTTGCCTGAAGGATATGATACAGTCCTGTCTGGAGACGGTGCAAACTTATCTCAAGGTCAAAGACAGCTGCTTTCTATTGCACGCGCCGCTGTGGCTAATCCCCCTGTGCTTATTTTGGACGAAGCTACGAGCAGTATTGATACACGTACCGAAAAGCTTATTGAACGCAGTATGGATAAACTTATGGAAGGCAGAACGGTATTTGTAATAGCGCATAGATTGTCCACCGTAAGAAACGCTCAAGCCATTATGGTTTTGGAAAACGGTGAGATTATAGAACGCGGAAGTCATAAAGAATTGATTGATTATAAAGGCAGATATTATCAGTTATATACAGGCGCTTTTGAACTAAGTTAA
- the zupT gene encoding zinc transporter ZupT, whose amino-acid sequence MTKILTAFGLTVFAGLATGIGGALAFFTKKTNTKFLAISLGFSAGVMIYVSMIEIFQKAKNALTSALGDFPGYWAVLGGFFGGILLIAVIDKLIPNAKNPHEMRKVEDMDANKPKVDTSKLMRTGLFTALAITIHNFPEGLATFLSAYQDPKLGVAIAIAIAIHNIPEGIAVSIPVFYATGNRKKAFIYSVLSGISEPLGALIGFGVLLPFINDIVFGIIFAAVAGIMVFISVDELLPSAREYGEPHLSIYGLVAGMAVMGISLILFSA is encoded by the coding sequence ATGACAAAAATTTTAACCGCTTTTGGGTTGACTGTTTTTGCTGGTCTTGCAACCGGCATAGGCGGAGCTCTAGCCTTCTTTACCAAAAAAACTAACACAAAATTTTTGGCGATAAGTCTGGGCTTTTCTGCTGGTGTAATGATTTATGTTTCTATGATTGAAATATTCCAAAAGGCAAAAAATGCATTGACCTCGGCTCTTGGCGACTTTCCAGGATACTGGGCGGTTTTGGGCGGATTTTTTGGCGGAATTTTGTTAATAGCCGTAATCGATAAATTAATTCCAAATGCCAAAAATCCTCATGAGATGCGAAAGGTTGAAGATATGGATGCTAATAAGCCCAAAGTTGATACTAGTAAGCTAATGAGAACTGGATTGTTTACCGCACTTGCAATAACAATCCATAACTTTCCAGAGGGCCTTGCAACCTTTTTATCAGCTTATCAAGATCCAAAATTAGGCGTAGCTATCGCCATAGCTATTGCAATACACAATATACCTGAAGGTATCGCTGTATCAATTCCTGTCTTTTATGCTACCGGCAACAGAAAAAAAGCTTTTATATATTCGGTACTGTCTGGAATATCAGAACCTTTAGGTGCGCTCATCGGATTTGGAGTATTGCTCCCGTTTATAAATGATATTGTCTTTGGAATTATTTTCGCCGCAGTTGCTGGCATAATGGTATTTATTTCAGTAGACGAACTTTTGCCTAGTGCAAGAGAATATGGCGAACCCCACCTATCAATATATGGTTTGGTAGCTGGTATGGCTGTTATGGGAATAAGTCTTATACTTTTCTCGGCATAA
- a CDS encoding glycosyltransferase family 2 protein gives MINIIIYISIALTAFIALVGLPQIIYTFLGILPPRRYPEAKNQYKYACIICARNEASVIGQLVESIKKQDYPSELVDIFVVADNCTDNTAEVARNAGAIVYERNNPDLRGKCYALQFIFDIIHSQYQDKNYKGYFYFDADNLLAHNYITEMNKAVDAGELIINSHRAPKNYDNWISAGTGLMFLQQSRLVHAVRDKINATTYIAGTGFYTDAEIIKKQGGWPYTSMTEDIEFSHAKVLEGYKIAFCYKAVFYDDQASTIKDTINQRARWVKGGYQCCSKFLLKHLKNIWRSFASYDLLLLLLPIPIISFTWGIISTVALLLLGGLGYASWLEVLLTLGAQLGGVYVTAWLLAVLVTVLEWKNIKASAWKKIIYTFTFPINMMLYLPAVYVALGKVKWKSIKRTQKDIEQIEEEKSLKDF, from the coding sequence GTGATAAACATTATTATATATATTTCAATAGCACTTACTGCATTCATAGCTTTGGTAGGACTTCCTCAAATCATTTATACGTTTTTGGGAATCTTGCCTCCAAGAAGATATCCAGAAGCAAAAAATCAATATAAATATGCTTGCATAATATGCGCGCGCAATGAAGCGTCGGTAATTGGTCAGCTTGTTGAAAGCATAAAAAAACAGGACTATCCGTCTGAACTTGTTGATATTTTTGTCGTTGCGGATAATTGTACTGATAACACAGCAGAGGTAGCGAGAAACGCAGGAGCTATAGTATATGAACGCAATAATCCAGATTTGCGCGGCAAATGCTATGCTTTGCAATTTATTTTTGACATAATTCATTCACAATATCAGGATAAGAACTATAAGGGCTATTTTTATTTTGATGCAGACAATCTGCTTGCCCATAATTACATAACAGAAATGAATAAGGCTGTTGATGCTGGCGAATTAATAATTAATAGCCATCGCGCGCCTAAGAACTATGATAATTGGATATCAGCAGGAACAGGTTTGATGTTTTTGCAGCAATCTCGCCTTGTTCATGCCGTAAGAGATAAAATCAATGCCACTACATATATAGCTGGGACAGGCTTCTATACCGATGCTGAGATTATAAAAAAGCAAGGCGGCTGGCCTTATACATCTATGACCGAGGATATTGAATTTTCTCATGCCAAGGTTTTAGAAGGTTATAAAATCGCTTTTTGCTATAAGGCTGTATTTTATGACGATCAAGCGTCTACAATTAAGGATACTATAAATCAACGTGCTAGGTGGGTAAAAGGCGGATATCAGTGCTGTTCAAAGTTTTTATTAAAACATCTAAAAAATATCTGGCGTTCTTTTGCATCTTATGACCTTTTGCTTTTGCTCCTTCCGATACCAATAATAAGTTTTACTTGGGGTATTATCTCGACTGTTGCATTATTGCTTTTAGGCGGTTTAGGGTATGCAAGCTGGTTAGAAGTTTTGTTGACGTTAGGAGCTCAGCTCGGGGGAGTTTATGTAACAGCATGGCTTTTGGCGGTGCTTGTAACAGTTCTGGAGTGGAAAAACATAAAAGCAAGCGCATGGAAAAAGATTATTTATACTTTTACTTTCCCTATAAACATGATGTTATATTTGCCTGCGGTGTATGTAGCTCTTGGCAAAGTAAAATGGAAATCAATTAAACGGACTCAAAAAGATATTGAACAAATAGAAGAAGAAAAAAGCCTTAAAGATTTTTAA